One window of the Synechococcus sp. CC9311 genome contains the following:
- a CDS encoding NAD(P)/FAD-dependent oxidoreductase yields the protein MHNDPIIVVGGGFAGLTTALALSNQRPRPPLLLIEPRQQFLFLPLLYELLSGEMKSWEIAPSYDSLLQGRRIPHLDDRVTSINTEQKSLQTSRGQVLNYSQLVLATGSEPDDFGIAGVKEHALTFHSLLDIPPLKERVHSLCNRAAKDGALVIVGAGATGVELACKLSDMLKGSAAVHLVELGDSILSRSRAFNREQAQKALDQRGVHRHLNTRVTSLSANAVQLLTNDLPQSLNHDGLIWTAGTKPVLPTLSPNPTRERGLLCVDDGLQLTTDPNVVVLGDVASHNDADAPWPRSAQSALQQGAAAARTLQAIRRGQAVPSFQFQDLGEMLSLGMGDASITGMGLTLAGPLAYRMRRLTYLARMPGLSLSLRSAGAWLVHS from the coding sequence ATGCACAACGATCCAATCATTGTTGTGGGAGGTGGATTTGCAGGTCTAACAACAGCATTAGCGCTGAGTAATCAACGGCCACGTCCGCCGTTGTTATTGATTGAGCCGCGCCAACAATTCCTCTTCTTACCTCTTCTCTATGAGCTTCTCAGCGGCGAAATGAAGAGCTGGGAGATCGCTCCCAGCTACGACAGTCTTCTCCAGGGGCGACGCATTCCCCACCTCGATGACCGAGTGACATCGATCAATACAGAGCAGAAATCTCTACAAACCAGCCGCGGCCAGGTTCTGAACTACAGCCAGCTGGTGCTCGCAACTGGCTCTGAGCCCGATGACTTTGGGATTGCAGGAGTCAAGGAGCATGCCCTGACCTTTCATTCCCTACTGGATATTCCTCCACTCAAAGAACGCGTCCACAGTCTTTGCAATCGAGCAGCCAAGGATGGGGCACTGGTCATCGTTGGCGCAGGAGCAACAGGCGTTGAATTGGCTTGCAAACTCAGCGACATGCTGAAGGGATCCGCCGCCGTTCATCTCGTCGAATTAGGGGACAGCATTCTCTCCCGCTCCCGAGCCTTCAATCGTGAACAAGCACAAAAGGCACTTGATCAACGGGGCGTGCATCGTCACCTGAACACCCGCGTGACCTCCTTATCAGCAAACGCCGTACAACTCCTTACAAACGACTTACCGCAATCTCTCAACCATGACGGTTTGATCTGGACGGCAGGGACCAAACCGGTGCTGCCCACCCTGAGCCCCAACCCCACCCGGGAGCGAGGGCTTCTCTGTGTTGACGATGGGTTGCAATTAACGACAGACCCCAATGTCGTGGTCCTTGGGGATGTCGCCTCTCATAACGATGCAGACGCCCCTTGGCCCCGCTCTGCGCAATCGGCACTCCAGCAAGGAGCGGCGGCGGCTCGAACACTTCAGGCCATTCGAAGAGGACAGGCTGTTCCCAGTTTTCAGTTTCAAGATCTTGGAGAGATGCTCAGTCTTGGCATGGGAGACGCCTCGATTACAGGAATGGGACTCACCCTTGCCGGCCCACTCGCCTATCGCATGAGGCGACTCACTTACCTCGCTCGAATGCCAGGACTCTCCTTGAGCTTGAGGTCTGCAGGCGCCTGGCTGGTTCATTCTTGA